Below is a genomic region from Ancylomarina subtilis.
GAAATGGACCCAACTCAACTTATCGCTAAACATACGAGCCTTTAACAGACGCTGAAGCGAATAATAAACTGCAGCAAATATTCCATTACCTACAAAGGCAAAAATCACTGCATTGGTATGAATGGGTCTGATTCGCCCAAAAGTTGTGTAAGCCAACTTGAAGTTGAAAATGGGGAACGCTAATTGTAAAGCAGCCAAAAGACCGACCAACATCCCGACCACACCCCACAATATTGTGGCGTAAGCAAAATATTTGACGATTTTGTTATCGTACGAAAAATGTTGTGTTTCCATGTATGTTATAGCTTAATAAATTTACGAATGAATTCTATTTTAGTCTTCTGAAGATTTTGATTCTGTTTCAGTCTCTTCTGTATTTTTGGTTTTTATTTTTTCTTGATCTTTAAGTTCTTCATCATCGAATAATATCCGAACCGAAGGCGAATAGTGATCATCATATTGTCCCTTCTTTACTGCCCACAAAAAGCCTATCAGGAAGCCTCCTGCAACAACCATACTCACCGCTATTAAAACAAATATTACACTCAAATTTTTATTTTTTAACTCTATATAATTAAACAGTCTCAACTAAATTGTCACGTTCTTTTCTTATTGTTTTAAGCTTGCTTAAAACATTCTTCTCATCTGTAATCAGATTTTCAGTCTTATTTCTGGCTAAATAACTGGTTGTTAAACTTGCAAAAGCCACAACCGATATGGAACTAATTGGCATCAACAATGCCGCTACTATTGGAGACAAAAGCCCCTGAACGGCAAAGAATAATCCAAATATGTTATAGGAAAAGGATAGTAAAAAGCTCAGTTTAACAACCAGCAAACTTTGTTTCGATATTTTCAGGAATCGCTTCAATTCCTGAAATTTCGAAGCCTTAAGTATGGCATCACAAGCTG
It encodes:
- the ccoS gene encoding cbb3-type cytochrome oxidase assembly protein CcoS, which translates into the protein MSVIFVLIAVSMVVAGGFLIGFLWAVKKGQYDDHYSPSVRILFDDEELKDQEKIKTKNTEETETESKSSED